The following proteins are encoded in a genomic region of Branchiostoma floridae strain S238N-H82 unplaced genomic scaffold, Bfl_VNyyK Sc7u5tJ_1353, whole genome shotgun sequence:
- the LOC118407459 gene encoding uncharacterized protein LOC118407459 encodes MASVALLAVFLLSGSFPARAQDTRTDQAGSVLREYVDKGYCTYTYVVPPGSRTEGCAPPGIERQLAETKEETGRLENQVDVLTSLVQILLSQQSDLTSSVNSWGDRLKVEENLTQELQEQKIRLQILVENHSSQLSTERIRSAELAQNLTQEIQDQESRLLTQLQEQKTDLQTQVDNLAIQLSEEKGKTSNLEQNLTQKLQEQETRIQTHVQNLTQELQEQESRLLSRVQNLSDELSDEKTRGARLVQNLTQTLLLQETKFIGMINSLSDELSEERNINRELALNLTQTLLNLDNMKSILYEHDVTIKQRLNCTCERLVPGGVVTTTAATLPRERTATTQPSESVSTTVAPVTDMTSPTELPPSTRCHESTAAAEITTNQRTVTAQPSTPHPTTESAGPATGIQIRLAGGSTPLEGRVEVRNGTGQWGSVCDDNFDLQDAHVVCRQLGFGAALEVKLAGHFGEGSGNVWLDEVACRGNETDLGDCPADSWGPSDCSHKEDVGVVCEGGGSLRLVGGVAPWGGRLEFRPWQAAEWGTVCNTSWTEAETEFVCRQLGYTGGVSANLAAFGEGNGRFWLGDVTCDEGDISITSCDSSWEPSDCDHCQDVAVVCTGGVSVRLTGIQSPLQGRVEVRSGELEWGTVCDDGFDDRDAQVVCRQLGYRGGVATAGGDFGEGTGNIWLQNVGCSGAESSVEDCQIQSWGNQDCSHSQDAGVVCTGEVSIRLTGGQSSSEGRVEVRPENGDWGTVCDDGFDDRDAQVVCRQLRYITGSARVGGVFPEGTGNIWLDNLNCAGNESSVADCEINRWGDHDCTHKEDAGVVCVLEDDCAGYHSSGWTTSGVYPIGLLPANVEAYCDMDTTEGGWTVIQRRQDGSVPFNRTWEEYKLGFGNKSGEYWLGNENIHLLTNQKNYRLRIDLVDWNNESRYAEYSTFSVSGDSDGYRLHISGYSGTAGNSMAHNNGRRFSTVDRDNDDWSSGHCSQGYGQVGWWFGLCSNSCLNGRYLGNCGSSCPVGQGVMWYHWRGFSYSLKSVSMKIRP; translated from the exons ATGGCGAGTGTCGCACTGCTCGCTGTCTTCCTTCTGTCCGGCAGTTTCCCTGCCCGAGCCCAGGACACCAGAACCGACCAGGCTGGGTCCGTCCTGCGGGAGTATGTAGACAAGGGCTACTGTACCTACACCTATGTGGTTCCGCCTGGGTCCCGTACTGAGGGCTGTGCTCCGCCGGGCATCGAGCGGCAGCTCGCCGAGACCAAGGAGGAAACGGGCCGCTTGGAAAATCAGGTGGATGTCCTGACATCGCtggtgcaaattttgctgagtCAGCAGTCTGATTTAACGTCCAGTGTCAACAGTTGGGGCGATCGGTTAAAAGTGGAAGAGAACCTGACACAGGAGCTACAAGAACAGAAAATTCGTCTTCAGATCCTGGTAGAAAACCATTCAAGCCAACTTTCAACAGAAAGAATCAGGAGCGCAGAGCTGGCACAGAACCTGACACAGGAGATACAAGACCAAGAGAGTCGTCTCCTAACCCAGCTACAAGAACAGAAAACAGATCTTCAAACCCAGGTGGACAACCTGGCTATCCAGCTGTCAGAGGAAAAGGGAAAGACTTCGAACCTGGAACAGAACTTGACACAGaagctacaagaacaagaaacccgTATCCAAACCCACGTACAGAACCTGACACAggagctacaagaacaagagAGTCGCCTCCTATCCCGGGTACAGAACTTGTCCGATGAACTCTCAGACGAGAAAACCAGGGGTGCGCGACTAGTACAAAACCTGACGCAGACGTTGCTTCTACAGGAGACAAAGTTTATCGGCATGATCAACAGTCTTTCTGACGAACTGTCGGAGGAGAGAAACATAAACAGGGAACTGGCACTAAACCTGACCCAAACACTGCTCAATTTGGACAACATGAAGTCAATTCTGTACGAACATGATGTGACCATCAAACAGCGTTTGAAC TGTACCTGTGAGCGGCTGGTACCGGGTGGAGTCGTCACTACAACTGCAGCCACGCTGCCCAGAGAGCGGACGGCAACAACTCAGCCCAGTGAGTCGGTTTCCACCACCGTCGCCCCGGTAACTGACATGACGTCACCCACGGAGCTTCCGCCTTCCACTCGATGCCACGAAAGTACAGCAGCTGCTGAGATCACGACCAATCAGCGGACGGTAACAGCACAGCCTAGTACCCCCCATCCTACCACAGAGTCCGCAGGTCCTGCAACCG GAATTCAAATCCGTCTTGCCGGTGGCTCAACCCCACTTGAAGGCCGAGTGGAGGTCCGAAACGGGACCGGCCAATGGGGCTCCGTCTGTGATGACAACTTTGACCTGCAGGACGCTCATGTTGTCTGCAGACAGCTCGGCTTCGGGGCGGCCCTGGAGGTGAAACTGGCGGGTCATTTTGGGGAAGGTTCGGGGAACGTCTGGCTGGACGAGGTGGCCTGCAGGGGCAACGAGACGGACCTTGGAGACTGTCCTGCTGACTCCTGGGGACCGAGTGACTGTTCACACAAGGAGGACGTAGGGGTCGTCTGTGAAG GAGGTGGATCCTTGCGGTTGGTCGGGGGCGTCGCGCCGTGGGGAGGGCGGCTGGAGTTCCGTCCGTGGCAGGCGGCGGAGTGGGGAACCGTGTGCAACACCAGCTGGACCGAGGCTGAGACTGAGTTTGTCTGCAGGCAGCTGGGTTATACAGGTGGAGTTAGCGCCAACCTGGCAGCTTTTGGGGAGGGGAATGGCCGGTTCTGGCTGGGTGACGTCACCTGTGATGAAGGCGACATCAGCATCACATCCTGTGACTCCAGCTGGGAACCTTCTGACTGTGATCATTGCCAGGATGTAGCTGTTGTCTGTACAG GTGGTGTGTCCGTCCGCCTTACCGGCATCCAGAGCCCGTTACAAGGCCGCGTGGAGGTTCGGTCCGGTGAGTTAGAATGGGGAACGGTCTGTGATGACGGGTTTGACGACAGGGACGCCCAGGTGGTCTGTAGACAGCTCGGGTATCGGGGTGGAGTCGCCACGGCAGGAGGAGACTTCGGAGAAGGGACGGGAAACATCTGGTTACAGAATGTCGGCTGCAGCGGGGCAGAATCTTCTGTAGAGGACTGTCAGATTCAGAGTTGGGGTAACCAAGACTGCAGCCACAGCCAGGACGCTGGGGTCGTCTGCACAG GTGAGGTTTCCATCCGACTTACCGGAGGTCAGAGTTCATCAGAAGGCCGTGTGGAGGTCCGGCCCGAAAACGGTGACTGGGGAACGGTCTGTGATGACGGGTTTGACGACAGGGACGCCCAGGTGGTCTGTAGACAGCTCAGGTACATCACAGGGTCCGCCAGGGTGGGAGGAGTTTTTCCCGAAGGGACAGGAAACATCTGGCTGGACAATCTCAACTGCGCGGGGAACGAGTCTTCTGTAGCGGACTGTGAGATCAACAGGTGGGGAGACCACGACTGTACCCACAAGGAGGACGCAGGAGTCGTCTGTGTTCTag AGGACGACTGTGCAGGGTATCATTCATCCGGATGGACAACAAGTGGAGTCTACCCAATCGGCCTCCTCCCCGCTAATGTGGAGGCGTACTGTGACATGGATACCACAG AAGGCGGTTGGACTgtgatccagcggcggcaggacgggtcggttcccttcaaccggacctgggaggagtacaaactggGCTTTGGGAACAAGAGCGGGGAGTACTGGCTGGGGAACGAGAACATCCACctgctgaccaatcagaagaactATCGCCTGAGGATTGACCTCGTAGACTGGAACAACGAATCACGCTACGCAGAATACAgtaccttcag TGTATCCGGTGATTCGGACGGGTACCGGCTTCACATTTCCGGGTATTCAGGCACCGCGGGAAACTCCATGGCTCACAACAACGGGCGGAGgttctccactgtggacagggacaatgatgaCTGGAGTAGCGGCCATTGTTCCCAGGGATACGGACAGGTCGGCTGGTGGTTTGGGCTCTGCAGCAACTCCTGCCTCAACGGCCGCTACCTGGGCAACTGTGGGAGCTCCTGTCCAGTCGGGCAAGGTGTGATGTGGTACCACTGGAGAGGCTTCAGTTACTCCCTGAAGTCTGTGTCTATGAAGATCAGGCCATAA
- the LOC118407460 gene encoding uncharacterized protein LOC118407460 — MMASVVLLAVLVLCVSFPARSQDVRPHQEYVDKGYCTYTYVVPPGSRTGSFSPPRVEEQLAETKEETAYLKDQVHLLTSLVETLLSQQSDLTSRVGSLSAEQSEEKVRSAQLEQNLTQELQELETRLQTQCCERLVPGDVISTTAAALPSEPVSAVAPRTKSSESTAFGISISSTATELGHGTEYKPKPVPSGERDLLGGSGSVSRKNSRCATREHEMFGSTD, encoded by the exons ATGATGGCGAGTGTCGTACTGCTCGCTGTGTTAGTCCTGTGCGTTAGTTTCCCTGCCCGATCCCAGGATGTTAGACCCCACCAGGAGTATGTAGACAAGGGCTACTGTACCTACACCTATGTGGTTCCGCCTGGGTCCCGTACTGGGAGCTTTTCTCCGCCACGTGTAGAGGAACAGCTCGCCGAGACCAAGGAGGAAACGGCCTACTTGAAAGATCAAGTGCATCTCCTGACTTCGCTGGTGGAAACCTTACTGAGCCAACAGTCCGATCTCACGTCTAGGGTGGGCAGTTTGTCTGCTGAACAGTCGGAGGAGAAAGTCAGGAGTGCACAACTGGAACAGAACCTGACACAGGAGCTACAAGAACTAGAAACCCGTCTCCAAACCCAG TGCTGTGAGAGGCTTGTGCCAGGTGACGTCATTTCTACAACTGCAGCCGCACTGCCCAGTGAGCCAGTGTCCGCTGTCGCCCCGCGAACTAAGAGCTCCGAAAGTACAGCTTTTGGGATCAGTATTTCCTCCACTGCCACAGAGTTAGGTCATGGAACCG AATACAAGCCCAAACCGGTACCGAGTGGGGAGCGAGATCTCCTCGGGGGTAGTGGCAGCGTCTCCCGTAAGAATTCCCGTTGTGCCACCCGGGAGCACGAAATGTTCGGTTCGACCGATTGA